AGCAGCGCTTTGCCGTGACGGTGGAAGAGGCGTTCGCCACCGCGCGCAAGCGCATTGCGCAACGCGCCTGGCTGATCACATTGGTGATCATGCTGGTGCTCGGCGCCGTGGGTGTGATGCTGTGGGTGGGCGGTATGGACGTGATCAGCGGGCGCATTTCCGGCGGCGAGCTGGCGGCGTTTGTGTTCTACAGCCTGATCGTCGGCAGCGCCGTCGGTACGTTGAGTGAAGTGCTGGGCGAGTTGCAGCGCGCGGCCGGCGCAGCCGAGCGCATCGGTGAACTGCTGCAGTCCAGCAACGACATCCAGGCACCCGCCACCGCCGCCGTGAAATTGCCGCAGCGGGTCAGCGGCCGCATGGAATTGCAGGACCTGCGGTTTTCCTACCCTTCAAGGCCTGACAGTTACGCCGTCGATGGCCTGAGCCTGACCATCAACCCCGGCGAAACCCTGGCGCTGGTCGGCCCGTCCGGCGCCGGCAAATCGACGATCTTCGACCTGCTGCTGCGCTTCTACGACCCCCAGCAGGGGCGCATCCTGCTCGAAGGCCAGCCGCTGACCGCACTCGACCCCATGGACCTGCGCCGCCACTTCGCCCTGGTGTCGCAGAGCCCGGCGTTGTTTTTTGGCAGCGTCGAAGAAAACATCCGCTACGGCAACCCAGGCGCCACCCGCGAGCAGGTGGAAGCCGCCGCGCGCATCGCCCACGCCCACGATTTCATCCTGCAAATGCCTAACGGTTACCAGACCCATCTGGGCGATGGCGGCATGGGCCTCTCCGGCGGCCAGCGCCAACGCCTGGCCATCGCCCGCGCCTTGCTGGTGGATGCGCCGATCCTGCTGCTGGACGAAGCCACCAGCGCCCTGGATGCACAGAGTGAGCACTTGATCCAACAAGCCCTGCCGCAATTGATGCAGGGACGTACCACCCTGGTCATCGCCCATCGCCTGGCCACCGTGAAAAATGCAGACCGGATTGCCGTGATGGACCAGGGCAAGCTGGTGGCGGTGGGCACGCATCAGCAGTTGATCGCGAGCAATCCGCTGTATGCGCGGTTGGCGGCGTTGCAGTTCAGTGGTGGCGAGCGCTAACGAGCCTCACAGTTCAGACATTACAAATAACCAAATGTGGGAGGGGTTTCGTTCTGCCAAGGGTGCCTTACTGGTCGTCAAAGTACCGCTCATGCCAATCCACCAACGGCTGTGGCGAGTTGAGCTTCTGCCCGTAGATCACCGAATAAGACAGCACGTTCTGCACATACTGGCGGGTTTCGTCGAATGGAATGCTTTCCACCCACACGTCGAAACTCAGGTGGTCCGCACCGCGCAGCCACTGGCGCACGCGGCCGGGGCCGGCATTGTAGGCGGCGGAGGCGAGCACGCGGTTGCCGTTGAACTGGCTGTGCACCTGGCTCAGGTAGGCAGCGCCGAGCTGGATGTTTTTATCCGGGTCCAGCACTTGGGCCGGGGAGGCCAGCGGGATGCTGAACTTGCGTGCGGTGTCCTTGGCGGTGCCGGGCATCAGTTGCATCAGCCCGCTGGCGCCGACGCCGGAGCGGGCGTCGTCCATGAAGGCGCTTTCCTGGCGGGTGATAGCAAACACCCAGCTTGAATGCAGGCCACGGACTTTGGCTTCGCGCACCAGGGTATCGCGGTGGGCCATTGGGAAGCGGATGTCCAAGTCGTCCCAGTATTGCGCCTGGCTGATGGTGCGGATGGCCGGGAAATACCACTTCATGTCATAGGCCAGCTTGGCCTGGGCGACCATTTCGTCACGGTTGAAGTGGCGGCTGACGTGGTACCACTCGCGGCGGCCATCGACCACCTGGCCACGCGCGTAAAACTCCAGGGCGCGGCGTACGCCAGGGGTATTGCGCACTTTGTTGATCAGCGCCTGGCTCATCACCAGTGGCTTGTTGTTCAACTGGTAAGGGGCCTTGGAGCGGTCCGCGGCGAGGAAACCGTAGAAGTCCCGCTCGCGTGACAGGTTCTTGTACAGCACCAGGGCTTGCGGGTTTTTCGGTTCGGCCAGTTCCAGGCTGCGGGCCTGCCAGTAGCGCCAGCGGTTGGTGGTGGCGAGGTCTTGTGGGAGTTTGCGGGTCAACTGGTAGGCATCTTCCCAGCGGGCCAGGCGCAGCAGCAGGCGCAGGCGCCATTCGGAGACGGTGTTGTCGCGCAGTTCCGGGTCGTACTTGGTCATCACGTCAAGGGCGCGCGGGTCGAAGCGTTTGGCCAGGGTCAGGCCGATTTCGCGGGCGATCGACACTTTTTCGTCACGGGAGAAGTGCATGCTGCTGGCGTAGCCGTCGAGCAGGGCCATGGCCTTGTCCGGGTCCTGGCGTGCCAGGCGGCGCAAGCCCAGGCCGACGGCATCCGACATCGCCTCGGTGGCCGGCAGGAAGCGCGATGGGTCGCTGAGCATGTCGGGCTTCTGCGCCACGTCCACCATCAGGCGGCCTTGGGCACCCAGGGTGGGCAAGGTTTTCACCAGGCTATTGGCCAGCGCGTAGTTGCGCGCTTCGGCGGCGAGCTTGGCGCGGTCCCAGATCTTCTGTTCGGTGAGCTGGCCGTCCGCCGCCCATTGGCCGAAGGTGGCATCGCAGGCGGCAGGCTGGGATTTACCGGTCATCCACAGCTTTTCAGCGGTCTTGTAGCCTTCGGCCTTCAGGTTGTGGGTGAGTTGGTATTGGCCGTGCAGGCAGTCCAGTTCGACGAAATTGAGCTTGGAGTCGTAGTACTTTTCAAAGGTCTGCCAGTCGCCCCGTTCCGCCAGCCAGCGCAACCAGCGCAGTTTCATCCAGTTGGCCTGGGGTAGGTCGCCATTTTTGGCAAGGAACTGTTCGATTTCCGGGTTGCTCGCGGTTTTCAGGCGGGCGGTCAGTTCGTCGTAGGCCAGGTAGGGGGTCAGCGGGTAGTCGGCCAGGGCCTGGCTGTATTGCATGTACGGGCCGCTGTCGCCCTTGGCGAGGGCGCGTTTGGCTTCATCGTAATATTGACGTTGGGTGGTGAGGTCCACGGCCTGGGCGGATTGAACGGCGGTGGCGGAAAGAAGCAGACAAGATAAAAAGTTGAAAAGGCGACTGCGCATGAGACGTCCGTGCAGAGAAATCACGACTAGCACCGGCACCGCCGACACTGATTGCCCCTAGCTTAGCCTTTTGCCAGCGACCGGCGAAAGCTTTGCCGGGCGGTTCATTCAAGTTCATCGGAAATGTCCTACAGAACGTGTCGACAGAGAAAATGCGGGCCGCATCCCACCCTCAACTCAGGTAGAATGCGCGCCCAGTTTTTGGAGAAGCGTATGACCCTGCTCAAATTCAGCGATGTGTCCCTTGCTTTCGGCGCTATGCCGTTGTTGGACAAGGTGTCCTGGCAGATCGCCCGTGGTGAGCGGGTGTGCATCATCGGCCGCAACGGCACCGGCAAGTCCAGCATGATGAAGCTGGTAAAAGGCGACCAGAAGCCCGATGACGGTTCTGTGTGGCGCGCGCCGGGCCTCAAGATTGGCGAATTGCCCCAGGAATTACCGGTGGCCGACGGACGGACAGTGTTCGACGTGGTTGCCGAAGGCCTGGACGGCGTGGGCGAGTTGCTCGCGCAATACCACCACCTGGCGCAGAACTGCGTCACCGAAGAAGACCTGGACAAGCTGATGCATGTTCAGCAGGACCTCGAGGCCCGTGACGGCTGGCGCCTGCAGCAACTGGTCGACAGCACCCTGAGCCGCCTGCAATTGCCGGCCGACAAGACCCTCGCCCAATTGTCCGGCGGCTGGCGTCGTCGCGTGCTGCTGGCCCAGGCGCTGGTGTCCGAGCCGGACCTGCTGCTGCTCGACGAACCGACCAACCACCTGGACATCGGGGCCATCGCCTGGCTGGAAGAAGCCCTCAAGGATTTCCAGGGCGCCGTGCTGTTCATCACGCACGACCGTTCCTTCCTGCAGAACCTGGCCACGCGCATCCTTGAACTGGACCGCGGCGGCCTGATCGACTGGAACGGCGACTACGCCAGCTTCCTGGTACACAAGGAAGCCGCGCTGGCCGCCGAAGAAACCGCCAACGCGCTGTTCGACAAGAAACTGGCCCAGGAAGAAGTCTGGATCCGCCAGGGCATCAAGGCCCGCCGCACCCGTAACGAAGGCCGCGTACGTGCGCTGAAAGCCTTGCGCGTTGAGCGCAGCGAACGTCGCGAGCGCACCGGCAAGGCCAATATCCAGCTGGATACCGCCGACAAGTCGGGCAAGCAGGTGATGGTGCTGGAGAACGTCAGCTTCCACCACCCGGACGGCCCGTTCCTGATCAAGGACTTCTCCATGGTCCTGCAGCGCGGCGACCGTATCGGCCTGTTGGGCGCCAACGGTACCGGCAAGACCACCTTGCTCAAGTTGATGCTCAGTGGCTTGCAACCGACCAGCGGCACCGTGGAGGAAGGTACGCGCATCGACGTGGCCTACTTCGACCAGTTGCGTCATCAACTGGACCTGGAAAAAACCGTGATCGATAACGTGGCCGAGGGTCGCGACTTCATCGATATCGACGGCCAGAGCCGCCACGTGTTGAGTTACCTGGGCGACTTCCTGTTCAGCCCGCAGCGTGCACGTACGCCGGTCAAGGCCTTGTCCGGTGGCGAGCGTGCGCGTTTGCTGCTGGCCAAGCTGTTCAGCAAACCGGCAAACCTGCTGGTGCTCGACGAACCGACCAACGACCTCGATGTGGAAACCCTCGAACTGCTGGAAGAAGTGCTGTTGACCTTCAACGGTACCGTGCTGATGGTCAGTCACGACCGGGCATTCCTCGATAACGTGGTTACCAGCACGCTGGTCTTCGAAGGTGAAGGCAAGGTGCGCGAGTACGTCGGTGGTTACCAGGACTGGCTGCGCCAGGGTGGCTCGCCGCGTTTGCTGGGCGTGACTGAAAGTAAGTCGGGCAAAGCCGACCTGACGTCGGCCGTGGTCGCCCCTGTGGCAGCTGCGCCGGTTCCGGAGGCAGCGCCGACGGCCAATAAGAAGAAGCTCAGCTATAAGCTGCAGCGCGAACTGGAAGCCTTGCCGGGCGATATCGACGCCAAGGAACAGCAGATCGCCGCCGTAGAAGCAGAAATGGCTGACGCGGGTTTCTACCAGCGCCCTGCGGCGGA
This region of Pseudomonas asgharzadehiana genomic DNA includes:
- a CDS encoding ABC transporter transmembrane domain-containing protein; this translates as MPSMFSTRQRRAIRLASRFIAPYRWQALGALLALIVTAGITLSMGQGIRLLVDQGFMTQSPHLLNQSIGLFMVLVLGLAVGTFARFYLVSWIGERVVADIRRQVFNHLIYLHPGFYENNRSSEIQSRLTTDTTLLQSVIGSSLSLFLRNALMVIGGIVLLFVTNPKLTSIVVVALPLVLAPILIFGRRVRSLSRLSQDRIADVGSYVAETLGQIKTVQAYNHQVQDEQRFAVTVEEAFATARKRIAQRAWLITLVIMLVLGAVGVMLWVGGMDVISGRISGGELAAFVFYSLIVGSAVGTLSEVLGELQRAAGAAERIGELLQSSNDIQAPATAAVKLPQRVSGRMELQDLRFSYPSRPDSYAVDGLSLTINPGETLALVGPSGAGKSTIFDLLLRFYDPQQGRILLEGQPLTALDPMDLRRHFALVSQSPALFFGSVEENIRYGNPGATREQVEAAARIAHAHDFILQMPNGYQTHLGDGGMGLSGGQRQRLAIARALLVDAPILLLDEATSALDAQSEHLIQQALPQLMQGRTTLVIAHRLATVKNADRIAVMDQGKLVAVGTHQQLIASNPLYARLAALQFSGGER
- a CDS encoding transglycosylase SLT domain-containing protein; this encodes MRSRLFNFLSCLLLSATAVQSAQAVDLTTQRQYYDEAKRALAKGDSGPYMQYSQALADYPLTPYLAYDELTARLKTASNPEIEQFLAKNGDLPQANWMKLRWLRWLAERGDWQTFEKYYDSKLNFVELDCLHGQYQLTHNLKAEGYKTAEKLWMTGKSQPAACDATFGQWAADGQLTEQKIWDRAKLAAEARNYALANSLVKTLPTLGAQGRLMVDVAQKPDMLSDPSRFLPATEAMSDAVGLGLRRLARQDPDKAMALLDGYASSMHFSRDEKVSIAREIGLTLAKRFDPRALDVMTKYDPELRDNTVSEWRLRLLLRLARWEDAYQLTRKLPQDLATTNRWRYWQARSLELAEPKNPQALVLYKNLSRERDFYGFLAADRSKAPYQLNNKPLVMSQALINKVRNTPGVRRALEFYARGQVVDGRREWYHVSRHFNRDEMVAQAKLAYDMKWYFPAIRTISQAQYWDDLDIRFPMAHRDTLVREAKVRGLHSSWVFAITRQESAFMDDARSGVGASGLMQLMPGTAKDTARKFSIPLASPAQVLDPDKNIQLGAAYLSQVHSQFNGNRVLASAAYNAGPGRVRQWLRGADHLSFDVWVESIPFDETRQYVQNVLSYSVIYGQKLNSPQPLVDWHERYFDDQ
- a CDS encoding ATP-binding cassette domain-containing protein, yielding MTLLKFSDVSLAFGAMPLLDKVSWQIARGERVCIIGRNGTGKSSMMKLVKGDQKPDDGSVWRAPGLKIGELPQELPVADGRTVFDVVAEGLDGVGELLAQYHHLAQNCVTEEDLDKLMHVQQDLEARDGWRLQQLVDSTLSRLQLPADKTLAQLSGGWRRRVLLAQALVSEPDLLLLDEPTNHLDIGAIAWLEEALKDFQGAVLFITHDRSFLQNLATRILELDRGGLIDWNGDYASFLVHKEAALAAEETANALFDKKLAQEEVWIRQGIKARRTRNEGRVRALKALRVERSERRERTGKANIQLDTADKSGKQVMVLENVSFHHPDGPFLIKDFSMVLQRGDRIGLLGANGTGKTTLLKLMLSGLQPTSGTVEEGTRIDVAYFDQLRHQLDLEKTVIDNVAEGRDFIDIDGQSRHVLSYLGDFLFSPQRARTPVKALSGGERARLLLAKLFSKPANLLVLDEPTNDLDVETLELLEEVLLTFNGTVLMVSHDRAFLDNVVTSTLVFEGEGKVREYVGGYQDWLRQGGSPRLLGVTESKSGKADLTSAVVAPVAAAPVPEAAPTANKKKLSYKLQRELEALPGDIDAKEQQIAAVEAEMADAGFYQRPAAETAKVIASLETLNQELEVLVERWAELDG